A genomic window from Solanum stenotomum isolate F172 chromosome 10, ASM1918654v1, whole genome shotgun sequence includes:
- the LOC125842894 gene encoding uncharacterized protein LOC125842894 produces the protein MNPSKFYGSKIEEDPQEFINEVYKILATVGVTLVEKAELATYQLKRVAQILFNKRKEERPEEMGPIEWERFKNAFLDRFFCLEMREAQGLEFIYLRQGNMSVREYALRSGGRGRSRFRQKFSGQGSSSAPSSPNNYRVSNPKPQGDGNRPSMPTCAKCGRNHEGKCLAGSNSCFGCGKTDQKIRNCPSVAKNEGDTRRRGQPYPSSGPSCSGASAPKKNCFYAVQTRGDQENSPDEVTCMLKFFLIDVYALLDLGATLCFVTPYIAMRMALVELKELKEQLKDLLDRGFIRPSISPWDAPILYCSKSSKLEVSDPIAATSKFKQLPQSPSSVQDIITTTPQRQTMV, from the exons ATGAACCCTTCcaaattttatggctccaaaattgaggaagatcctcaagagtttatcaaCGAGGTCTATAAGATACTTGCTACTGTGGGAGTGACTCTGGTAGAGAAGGCGGAGCTAGCCACTTACCAACTCAAACGGGTTGCTCAGATTTTGTTTAATAAACGAAAAGAGGAAAGGCCGGAAGAAATgggtcccatagagtgggaaAGGTTCAAAAATGCTTTTCTTGATCGATTTTTCtgtcttgagatgagagaggcCCAGGGACTCGAGTTCATTTACCTTaggcaaggaaatatgagtgttagAGAATATGCTTTGAG GTCCGGTGGACGGGGTCGTTCAAGGTTTCGGCAAAAGTTCTCTGGGCAAGGTTCTTCTAGTGCTCCTTCAAGTCCTAATAAttatagggtgtctaacccaaaACCTCAAGGAGATGGTAATAGGCCTTCAATGCCTACTTGTGCCAAATGTGGAAGAAATCATGAGGGTAAGTGTCTAGCAGGCTCCAATTCTTGCTTTGGGTGTGGTAAGACGGATCAGAAGATAAGGAATTGTCCTTCGGTTGCTAAGAATGAGGGAGATACTCGTCGTAGGGGTCAACCCTACCCTTCGTCCGGTCCAAGTTGTTCTGGTGCAAGTGCTCCTAAGAAAAACTGTTTCTATGCTGTCCAAACTAGAGGTGATCAAGAGAACTCACCGGATGAGGTGACTTGTATGTTAAAATTTTTCCTTATAgatgtgtatgctttacttgatctaGGGGCTACTTTGTGctttgtgactccttatatagctatgag aatggctctggtggaacttaaggagttgaaagagcaactaaAGGATTTGTTGGACAGGGGTTTTATCCGACCAAGTATATCTCCATGGGATGCTCCgatttt GTATTGCTCCAAATCTAGCAAACTAGAAGTCAGTGACCCAATTGCTGCAACCAGCAAATTCAAACAGCTTCCTCAAAGTCCATCATCGGTGCAAGACATTATAACAACAACTCCACAACGCCAAACAATG GTTTAA